The Phalacrocorax carbo chromosome 23, bPhaCar2.1, whole genome shotgun sequence genome includes a window with the following:
- the RAB7B gene encoding ras-related protein Rab-7b: protein MPWQGPSTDASKKVDLKIIIIGALGVGKTSLLHQYVHKTFYEDYRTTLGASILTKVLAVDNTPLKLQIWDTGGQERFRSMVSTFYKGSDGCMLAFDVTDRESFEALDNWRDDFLEKVIPREQAFPMVVLGNKIDICDRQVPKEIASAWCKEKDIPYFEVSAKNNINVAEAFETLAKQALTTYKGIFESYLTDSIKLTPNDKPKKSCC from the exons ATGCCCTGGCAG GGCCCGTCCACAGATGCCAGCAAGAAGGTGGATCTGAAGATAATTATCATAGGAGCTCTGGG CGTGGGCAAAACCTCCCTCCTGCACCAGTACGTGCACAAGACGTTTTATGAAGACTATCGCACCACGCTGGGCGCCAGCATCCTGACCAAAGTCCTCGCGGTGGACAACACCCCCCTGAAACTGcag ATctgggacacggggggacaggAGCGATTCCGGTCCATGGTGTCGACCTTTTACAAAGGCTCGGATGGCTGCATGCTGGCCTTCGACGTGACGGACAGGGAGTCCTTTGAGGCCCTGGACAACTGGAGAGATGACTTCCTGGAGAAGGTCATTCCAAGGGAGCAAGCTTTCCCCATGGTCGTGCTCGGGAATAAAATAGACATCTGCGATCGGCAG GTACCCAAGGAGATTGCCTCAGCCTGGTGCAAGGAGAAGGACATCCCTTATTTTGAAGTCAGCGCCAAGAACAACATCAATGTCGCAGAGGCTTTCGAGACCCTCGCAAAGCAGGCGTTAACAACG tataaagggatttttgaGAGTTATTTAACCGACTCCATCAAGCTCACTCCCAACGACAAGCCCaagaagagctgctgctga